One window from the genome of Sphingomicrobium arenosum encodes:
- a CDS encoding amidohydrolase family protein, producing the protein MLLAALPLALQPIQPPSAFVGVDVVDVENGTIIEDRTVLVENNHITAITAADAPIPEGTQLIQGGGRYLMPGLADMHVHSTNTDWFPLFIAEGVTTVRVMWGRPFLLDLRDEIRAGDLIGPDMMIAGAVIGGPPTMYASAVAYTDPAEARAEVARQAAAGYDFIKIVANLSPDVYAAIVDESARQGLRFAGHVSDDIGIERMIADRIQSIEHWNGFDAVELADEYKERRGKARLLRSGEVALDTMYPPERRARLVAALKNAEVAIVPTMSVWEGERLSCAEHEARMARPELRYVRRFHHDWWATKSPCPTGSPEDLARLDSKAFEAVEAADLRALIDADALLLSGSDSANPHILPAIGLHEEIALMVKRGLTPAEALRTSTINVARFLGEDDSQRRIAVGAQADLLLLTANPLDDIANTRAIHGVMIDGRWLNPASLHAFKDWTAQAVAQSSAAE; encoded by the coding sequence ATGCTCCTCGCCGCCCTTCCCCTCGCCCTCCAGCCGATCCAGCCGCCCAGCGCCTTCGTCGGCGTCGACGTGGTCGATGTCGAGAACGGCACGATTATCGAGGATCGCACCGTCCTCGTCGAAAATAACCACATCACCGCGATCACCGCCGCCGACGCGCCCATCCCCGAGGGCACGCAGCTGATTCAAGGTGGTGGCCGCTACCTCATGCCCGGCCTTGCCGACATGCACGTCCATTCGACCAACACCGACTGGTTCCCGCTCTTCATCGCCGAAGGGGTCACCACCGTGCGCGTCATGTGGGGGCGCCCCTTCCTCCTCGACTTGCGCGATGAAATCCGCGCCGGCGACTTAATCGGCCCCGACATGATGATCGCCGGCGCGGTCATCGGTGGCCCGCCGACCATGTATGCCAGCGCCGTCGCCTACACCGACCCCGCCGAGGCCCGCGCCGAAGTCGCGCGCCAGGCTGCCGCCGGCTACGACTTCATCAAGATCGTCGCCAACCTCTCCCCCGACGTCTATGCCGCCATCGTCGATGAATCCGCCCGCCAGGGCCTGCGCTTCGCGGGCCATGTCTCCGACGATATCGGCATCGAGCGGATGATCGCCGACCGGATACAGAGCATCGAACATTGGAACGGCTTCGACGCGGTCGAGCTTGCCGACGAATATAAGGAGCGACGCGGCAAGGCGCGCCTCCTTCGCTCGGGCGAGGTCGCGCTCGACACCATGTACCCGCCCGAACGCCGTGCCCGCCTCGTCGCTGCCCTCAAGAATGCCGAGGTCGCCATCGTCCCGACCATGTCGGTCTGGGAAGGCGAGAGACTGAGTTGCGCCGAGCACGAAGCGCGCATGGCGCGCCCCGAATTGCGCTATGTGCGCCGCTTCCATCATGACTGGTGGGCGACCAAGAGCCCCTGCCCCACAGGCTCGCCCGAAGACCTCGCGCGCCTCGACTCCAAGGCGTTCGAAGCCGTCGAAGCTGCCGACCTGCGCGCGCTCATCGATGCTGACGCGCTCCTGCTCTCGGGCAGCGACAGTGCTAATCCGCACATCCTGCCCGCCATCGGTCTCCATGAGGAAATCGCGCTGATGGTGAAACGCGGCCTCACCCCCGCCGAAGCGCTGCGCACCTCCACCATCAATGTCGCCCGCTTCCTCGGCGAGGACGATTCCCAGCGCCGCATCGCCGTCGGGGCGCAGGCCGATCTCCTCCTCCTCACCGCCAATCCCTTGGACGACATCGCCAATACCCGCGCCATCCACGGCGTCATGATCGATGGCCGCTGGCTCAACCCCGCCTCGCTGCACGCGTTTAAGGACTGGACCGCACAGGCCGTCGCCCAAAGCAGCGCGGCCGAATAA
- the parE gene encoding DNA topoisomerase IV subunit B: MSDELFDSAPSQPTPSDYDASSIEVLEGLEPVRRRPGMYIGGTDARALHHLAAEVIDNSMDEAVAGHATRIEIELDEGNRLTVADNGRGIPIDPHPKFKDKSALEVILTTLHSGGKFEGKAYATSGGLHGVGVSVVNALSTETVVEVARDKTVYRQTFAKGHATSKLQEVGAAPNRRGTKVTFTPDPEIFGADAKFNPKRLHDLARSKAYLYGGVEIRWKCAPSLAKDDVPESATFKFDNGLADHLTEMLGDRGTITSPAFSGSQDFPDDQGRCEWAIAWPLWTDGYQRYYCNTIPTPDGGTHEAGLRAALTKGLRAFGELVGEKKAAKITADDVFGGIECLLSVFIRDPHFQSQTKDRLTSLEAARFVENAVRDHFDHYLADNMDRGRALLGSVLERMDERLKRRAEREVKRKTATSAKKLRLPGKLTDCANSGSDEGETELFIVEGDSAGGSAKQARNRKTQAILPIRGKILNVASATREKIRANSEIADLSLALGCGIRDDYDDDSLRYDKIIIMTDADVDGAHIATLLMTFFFQEMPELVKRGRLYLAQPPLYRLTAGSKSLYARDDAHRAELEDKHFKGKKVEVSRFKGLGEMNPNQLKETTMDPASRSLIRITLPTDYQDQQPARDVVERLMGKKPEHRFAFIQAEAPGLEEGAIDV, from the coding sequence ATGTCCGACGAACTTTTCGATTCCGCTCCGTCTCAACCGACGCCCTCCGATTATGACGCTTCCTCGATCGAGGTGCTCGAGGGCTTGGAACCCGTCCGCCGTCGCCCCGGCATGTATATCGGCGGCACCGATGCGCGCGCGCTCCATCATCTCGCCGCCGAGGTCATCGACAATTCGATGGACGAAGCCGTCGCGGGCCACGCCACCCGGATCGAGATCGAGCTTGACGAGGGCAACCGCCTGACCGTCGCCGACAATGGCCGCGGCATTCCCATCGACCCGCACCCAAAGTTCAAGGACAAGTCGGCGCTCGAGGTCATCCTCACCACGCTCCACTCGGGCGGCAAGTTCGAGGGCAAGGCCTATGCGACGTCGGGCGGCCTCCACGGCGTCGGCGTCAGCGTCGTCAACGCCCTCTCGACCGAGACCGTGGTCGAAGTCGCCCGCGACAAGACCGTCTATCGCCAGACCTTCGCCAAGGGTCACGCCACCTCGAAGCTTCAGGAAGTCGGCGCCGCCCCCAACCGGCGCGGCACCAAGGTGACCTTCACCCCCGACCCCGAGATCTTCGGCGCCGATGCGAAGTTCAACCCCAAGCGTCTCCATGACCTCGCCCGCTCGAAAGCCTATCTCTACGGCGGCGTCGAGATCCGCTGGAAATGCGCGCCCAGCCTCGCCAAGGACGACGTCCCCGAGAGCGCGACCTTCAAGTTCGACAACGGCCTTGCCGACCACCTTACCGAGATGCTCGGCGACCGGGGCACGATCACCAGCCCCGCTTTCTCAGGGTCGCAGGACTTCCCCGACGACCAGGGCCGCTGCGAATGGGCCATCGCCTGGCCGCTGTGGACCGACGGCTACCAGCGCTACTATTGCAACACGATCCCCACCCCCGATGGCGGCACCCACGAGGCGGGCTTGCGCGCCGCGCTGACCAAGGGCCTGCGCGCCTTCGGCGAATTGGTGGGCGAGAAGAAAGCCGCCAAAATCACCGCCGACGACGTGTTCGGCGGGATCGAATGCCTGCTGTCGGTCTTCATCCGCGATCCGCATTTCCAGTCGCAGACCAAGGACCGCCTGACGAGCCTCGAAGCCGCGCGCTTCGTCGAAAATGCCGTGCGCGACCATTTCGACCATTATCTCGCCGACAATATGGATCGCGGCCGCGCGCTCCTCGGCTCTGTCCTCGAGCGCATGGACGAACGCCTCAAGCGCCGCGCCGAACGCGAGGTGAAGCGCAAGACCGCGACCAGCGCCAAGAAACTTCGCCTCCCCGGCAAGCTCACCGACTGCGCCAATTCCGGCTCGGACGAGGGCGAAACCGAACTGTTCATCGTCGAGGGCGACAGCGCGGGCGGCAGCGCCAAGCAGGCGCGCAACCGCAAGACGCAGGCCATCCTCCCCATCCGTGGCAAGATCCTCAACGTCGCGTCGGCCACCCGCGAGAAAATCCGCGCCAACAGCGAGATCGCCGATCTGAGCCTCGCGCTCGGCTGCGGCATCCGCGACGATTATGACGATGACAGCTTACGCTACGACAAGATCATCATCATGACCGACGCCGACGTCGACGGGGCGCATATCGCGACCCTGCTGATGACCTTCTTCTTCCAGGAAATGCCCGAACTGGTGAAGCGCGGCCGCCTCTATCTCGCACAGCCCCCGCTCTACCGCCTCACCGCAGGCTCCAAGTCGCTCTACGCCCGCGACGATGCGCATCGCGCCGAGCTCGAGGACAAGCATTTCAAGGGCAAGAAGGTCGAGGTCAGCCGCTTCAAGGGCCTTGGCGAGATGAATCCCAATCAGCTCAAGGAAACCACCATGGACCCCGCGAGCCGCAGCCTCATCCGCATCACCCTGCCGACCGACTATCAGGACCAGCAGCCCGCGCGCGACGTCGTCGAACGCCTCATGGGCAAGAAACCCGAGCATCGTTTCGCCTTCATCCAGGCCGAGGCACCGGGGCTTGAAGAAGGCGCCATCGACGTATAG
- a CDS encoding potassium channel family protein → MDRKQRPDPRVRPGQQIPLLRQKSPLSGWAQFGIRMGLLFALLSFIIAVHWIERDAFVDNVDGELSFADVIYFTMISATTTGYGDIVPVTERARLFDALMVTPARIFFILILAGTAYTFVIKRTWDTFLMRRLQRTLTGHIVVAGFGTSGGEAVDELIARGEDPKKIVVIDQNPDSIAKAERMGCIVLQADATRDETMEAVRLRQASTMIISAGRDDTSILICLTARHLCPKLHISLAVRAEDNEFPARAAGATTVINPTSFAGLLLAGSAHGAGIADYMADLASATGRVRLHEREIEPFEVGKSLKDAAIGLGVRILRDGKAIGFWEEGARELRAGDHIIEIIPGHAFPACKTG, encoded by the coding sequence ATGGACCGCAAGCAGCGCCCCGATCCCCGCGTCCGGCCGGGGCAGCAGATCCCCCTCCTGCGCCAGAAGAGCCCGCTATCGGGCTGGGCGCAATTCGGCATCCGAATGGGGCTCCTCTTCGCGCTCCTCTCCTTCATCATCGCGGTCCATTGGATCGAACGCGACGCTTTCGTCGACAATGTCGATGGCGAACTTTCCTTTGCCGACGTCATCTATTTTACCATGATCTCGGCGACGACGACGGGCTATGGCGACATCGTGCCCGTCACCGAACGCGCGCGTCTGTTCGACGCGCTCATGGTTACGCCCGCGCGCATCTTCTTCATCTTGATTCTCGCGGGCACCGCCTACACCTTCGTCATCAAGCGAACCTGGGACACCTTCCTCATGCGCAGATTGCAACGCACCCTCACCGGCCATATCGTCGTCGCCGGTTTCGGCACCTCGGGCGGCGAGGCGGTCGACGAGCTGATCGCCCGCGGCGAGGATCCCAAGAAGATCGTCGTCATCGACCAGAATCCCGACAGCATCGCCAAGGCCGAACGCATGGGCTGCATCGTCCTCCAGGCCGACGCCACGCGCGATGAAACCATGGAGGCCGTGCGCCTGCGCCAGGCCTCGACCATGATCATCTCGGCGGGCCGCGACGATACCTCGATCCTCATCTGCCTGACCGCGCGCCATCTGTGCCCCAAGCTGCACATCAGCCTCGCCGTGCGCGCCGAGGATAACGAATTTCCCGCCCGTGCCGCGGGCGCGACGACCGTCATCAACCCCACCAGCTTCGCCGGCCTCCTGCTCGCGGGCAGCGCGCATGGCGCGGGCATCGCCGACTATATGGCCGACCTCGCCAGCGCCACCGGCCGCGTCCGCCTCCACGAGCGCGAGATCGAACCTTTCGAGGTCGGCAAGTCCCTCAAAGACGCCGCCATCGGGCTTGGCGTGCGCATCCTGCGCGACGGCAAGGCGATCGGTTTCTGGGAAGAAGGCGCCCGCGAATTGCGCGCCGGCGATCACATCATCGAAATCATCCCCGGCCACGCCTTCCCCGCCTGCAAGACGGGTTGA
- a CDS encoding DUF1963 domain-containing protein — translation MIRKTFGRRQLTPDHRDAPEQAAARLARLAGQAQEMAAEEKFAKPPKLLPAAPRPAPRPVDEETPAPSEPNEVHDLQDRLESGLAPAASDDAPLELTDVAREPEPALSAPPRPRRAHPALRKVREQAVMFRQHIPPQRDHASHWGGVPRVPEGFQWPSFTTSDGDTRALSFIASLDCAALPAAASFQLLPETGRLLFFQDLHWGAYWQWKVVHVAADQPLSPAEPPETLPHLYESPAAWGWPSNAEEWPRLLPHWSFDPVVLHANPERDGTQDQHYWPGAIDRDTAAAEVARLESELGHCAPYSVSLDAQGKPDRPYEAFPASWRSIRIACGHLLRLLDRPERPGNQKDAKALEADLRTWRGKIDRAASANRDLSRTAANDFWKLLRRHHKFSVPCLKAITVDAIEAALGAGESVGADALAMVRNRHRFSAGDARAFSAPTFVQMEAEERVGEWLLLLELGANIPIGHHFNEGVYQYWIRPEDLAAGNFDAVELTAEAY, via the coding sequence ATGATTAGGAAAACATTCGGCCGTCGGCAGTTAACGCCAGATCACCGCGATGCGCCCGAACAGGCCGCCGCGCGCCTCGCCCGCCTAGCCGGACAGGCGCAGGAAATGGCCGCCGAAGAGAAATTCGCCAAGCCCCCCAAGCTGCTCCCCGCCGCCCCGCGCCCGGCGCCGCGGCCGGTCGACGAGGAAACGCCCGCCCCGAGCGAACCCAATGAAGTCCACGACCTTCAGGACCGCCTCGAAAGCGGGCTCGCCCCCGCCGCCAGCGACGATGCACCGCTCGAGTTGACCGACGTGGCGCGCGAACCCGAGCCCGCGCTCTCCGCCCCGCCGCGCCCTCGCCGCGCCCACCCCGCCTTGCGCAAGGTGCGCGAACAGGCGGTGATGTTCCGCCAGCATATCCCGCCGCAACGCGACCACGCCAGCCACTGGGGCGGCGTTCCCAGGGTGCCCGAGGGCTTCCAATGGCCCAGCTTCACCACATCGGACGGCGACACCCGCGCCCTCTCCTTCATCGCCTCGCTCGACTGCGCCGCGCTTCCTGCCGCCGCCAGCTTCCAGCTCCTCCCAGAGACCGGCCGCCTGCTCTTCTTCCAGGACCTGCACTGGGGCGCCTATTGGCAATGGAAGGTCGTCCACGTCGCCGCCGACCAGCCGCTTTCCCCCGCCGAGCCGCCCGAGACGCTGCCCCACCTTTACGAAAGCCCCGCCGCCTGGGGCTGGCCGTCCAATGCAGAGGAATGGCCCCGCTTGCTGCCGCACTGGAGCTTCGACCCGGTCGTCCTCCACGCCAATCCGGAGCGCGACGGCACGCAGGACCAGCACTACTGGCCCGGCGCGATCGACCGCGACACCGCCGCCGCCGAAGTCGCGCGACTGGAATCCGAACTCGGCCATTGCGCGCCCTACAGCGTGTCGCTCGATGCGCAGGGCAAGCCCGACCGCCCCTATGAAGCCTTTCCCGCCTCGTGGCGTTCGATCCGCATCGCCTGCGGCCATCTCCTTCGCTTGCTGGACCGACCCGAACGTCCCGGCAACCAGAAGGACGCCAAGGCCTTGGAAGCCGACCTGCGCACCTGGCGCGGCAAGATCGACCGTGCCGCCAGCGCGAACCGCGACCTTAGCCGCACCGCCGCCAACGATTTCTGGAAGCTCCTGCGCCGCCATCACAAATTCTCCGTGCCCTGCCTCAAGGCGATTACCGTGGACGCCATCGAAGCCGCGCTCGGCGCGGGCGAGAGCGTCGGCGCGGATGCGCTTGCCATGGTCCGCAACCGCCATCGCTTCTCGGCCGGCGATGCGCGCGCCTTTTCCGCCCCCACCTTCGTCCAAATGGAGGCCGAGGAGCGCGTCGGCGAATGGCTGCTGCTCCTCGAACTGGGGGCCAACATCCCCATCGGCCACCATTTCAATGAAGGCGTCTACCAATATTGGATCCGGCCCGAGGACCTTGCAGCGGGCAATTTCGACGCCGTCGAATTGACCGCCGAGGCTTACTAA
- the rimO gene encoding 30S ribosomal protein S12 methylthiotransferase RimO has translation MATKIPDAPKVGMVSLGCPKALVDSERILTKLRADGYAMSPDYEGADVVLVNTCGFLDSAKEESLEAIGEAIAENGRVIVTGCLGNEAELIMKTHPKVLAVTGPQQYEQVVGAVHEAVPPHLSPYVDLVPQLPDTKLTPRHYSYVKISEGCNHRCSFCIIPSIRGDLASRRPDAVLREAEKLVAAGTKELLIISQDTSAYGIDLKNQTWNWKGEEINARMLDLATHLGNLRTPEGETPWIRLHYVYPYPHVDAVIPLMAEGKLTPYLDIPFQHASPAVLKRMRRPANEAKVLERLKAWRQVCPDIAIRSSFVLGFPGETEEDFRYLMDWLEEAQLDRVGAFRFEPVEGAAANDLDGAVPEEVKEERFARLMEHTAKISAAKLKAKVGTTQDVIIDLVDEETGGATGRSKADAPEIDGEVHLRDAAHLKPGDFARVTIEDADEHDLFGVPVA, from the coding sequence ATGGCAACGAAAATCCCCGACGCCCCCAAGGTGGGCATGGTCTCGCTCGGCTGTCCCAAGGCCCTTGTCGATTCCGAACGCATTCTCACCAAGCTGCGCGCCGACGGCTATGCCATGAGCCCCGATTACGAGGGCGCCGACGTCGTCCTCGTCAACACCTGCGGCTTCCTCGACAGCGCGAAAGAGGAATCCTTGGAAGCCATCGGCGAAGCGATCGCCGAAAACGGCCGCGTCATCGTCACCGGCTGCCTCGGCAACGAGGCCGAGCTGATCATGAAGACGCACCCCAAGGTGCTCGCCGTGACCGGCCCCCAGCAGTACGAGCAGGTCGTCGGCGCGGTCCACGAGGCCGTGCCCCCGCACCTCTCGCCCTATGTGGACCTCGTCCCCCAGCTGCCCGACACCAAGCTCACCCCGCGCCACTACAGCTATGTGAAGATTTCCGAAGGCTGCAACCACCGCTGCAGCTTCTGCATCATCCCGAGCATCCGCGGCGACCTCGCGTCGCGCCGCCCCGATGCCGTCCTGCGCGAGGCCGAAAAGCTCGTCGCCGCTGGCACGAAAGAGCTGCTGATCATCAGCCAGGACACGTCGGCCTACGGCATCGACCTCAAGAACCAGACGTGGAACTGGAAGGGCGAGGAGATCAATGCCCGCATGCTCGATCTCGCGACGCATCTCGGCAATTTGCGCACCCCCGAGGGCGAGACCCCGTGGATCCGCCTCCATTATGTCTACCCCTACCCCCATGTCGATGCGGTCATCCCGCTGATGGCAGAGGGCAAGCTCACCCCCTATCTCGACATCCCCTTCCAGCACGCCAGCCCCGCCGTCCTGAAGCGTATGCGCCGCCCCGCCAATGAGGCCAAGGTGCTCGAACGGCTGAAGGCATGGCGCCAGGTCTGCCCCGACATCGCGATCCGCAGCAGCTTCGTCCTCGGCTTCCCCGGCGAGACCGAAGAGGATTTCCGGTACCTCATGGACTGGCTCGAAGAGGCGCAGTTGGACCGCGTCGGCGCGTTCCGCTTCGAACCCGTCGAAGGCGCTGCCGCCAACGACCTCGACGGCGCCGTCCCCGAGGAAGTCAAGGAAGAACGCTTCGCCCGCCTCATGGAGCACACCGCGAAAATCTCTGCCGCGAAACTCAAGGCCAAGGTCGGCACCACCCAGGACGTCATCATCGACCTCGTCGATGAGGAAACTGGCGGCGCGACGGGCCGCAGCAAGGCCGACGCCCCCGAGATCGACGGCGAAGTCCACCTGCGCGACGCCGCCCACCTCAAGCCCGGCGACTTCGCCCGCGTGACCATCGAGGATGCCGACGAACACGACCTGTTCGGGGTGCCGGTCGCCTAG
- a CDS encoding serine hydrolase domain-containing protein: MKRRDALKLIGGGSLIGLGGCATSAVGVRDGAVRDYGPLFAELERLVREVPIPSLNAAIVRDGRTVFAAAIGYADVETRREIKRDTIQNFGSTTKMVTLTAAMQLVERGRLSLDADVDELLPFSVANPAFPDTPITLRQLLSHRSSVRDDERYEDSYACGQVAVGLGDWLAGYFEAGGAYADWAPGSADKREYSNVGTALVGHMVERASGLEFEEYCRANIFEPLGMERSRFSLDGAAADAMAVPYTVTPEWFGERHFAGRFAKLSRYDLEQRPIEVGAARPFCQYSLPTFPDGGLRSNAREFARFIGAWANGGWSAETGARLLGPESMGFILGEPLVGWERRERFYGDSERSLPGGALVCHNGADPGVGSFAGFRPGTGDGIVFAFNRWFMDHVADAVLEAMLPYLVD, from the coding sequence TTCGGGACGGCGCTGTGCGCGATTACGGGCCGCTGTTCGCCGAACTCGAGCGGCTTGTGCGCGAGGTGCCGATCCCGTCGCTGAATGCGGCGATCGTGCGGGATGGACGAACGGTATTTGCCGCTGCGATCGGATATGCCGATGTCGAGACGCGACGTGAGATCAAGCGCGACACGATCCAGAATTTCGGCTCCACGACCAAGATGGTGACGCTGACCGCGGCGATGCAGTTGGTAGAGCGGGGGCGATTGTCGCTCGATGCCGATGTGGACGAGCTACTGCCTTTCAGCGTCGCGAACCCTGCCTTCCCCGACACGCCGATCACGCTGCGGCAGTTGCTTTCGCATCGATCGTCCGTTCGCGACGATGAGCGGTACGAGGACAGCTATGCCTGCGGTCAGGTGGCGGTGGGACTTGGCGATTGGCTCGCGGGCTATTTCGAGGCGGGCGGGGCCTATGCGGATTGGGCGCCGGGAAGCGCGGACAAGCGCGAATATAGCAATGTCGGCACCGCGCTGGTCGGGCACATGGTCGAGCGTGCGTCGGGGCTCGAGTTCGAGGAATATTGCCGAGCCAATATCTTCGAGCCGCTAGGCATGGAGCGTAGCCGCTTTTCTCTCGACGGGGCGGCGGCGGATGCGATGGCGGTGCCCTATACGGTGACGCCCGAATGGTTCGGGGAACGGCATTTCGCGGGGCGCTTTGCCAAGCTCAGCCGTTATGATCTCGAGCAGCGACCGATCGAGGTGGGGGCGGCGCGACCTTTCTGTCAGTATAGCCTGCCGACCTTCCCCGATGGCGGGCTGCGCAGCAATGCGCGTGAATTTGCGCGCTTCATCGGGGCATGGGCCAATGGCGGCTGGTCAGCGGAGACAGGGGCGCGATTGCTCGGGCCAGAGAGCATGGGCTTCATCCTCGGCGAGCCGCTGGTCGGTTGGGAGCGGCGCGAGCGCTTTTATGGCGATAGCGAGCGGTCGCTGCCGGGCGGGGCGCTCGTCTGTCACAATGGTGCCGATCCCGGGGTGGGGAGCTTTGCCGGCTTCCGTCCGGGGACGGGTGACGGGATAGTGTTCGCCTTCAACCGCTGGTTCATGGATCATGTCGCCGATGCGGTGCTGGAGGCGATGCTGCCCTATCTCGTCGACTAG